A genome region from Triticum aestivum cultivar Chinese Spring chromosome 2B, IWGSC CS RefSeq v2.1, whole genome shotgun sequence includes the following:
- the LOC123043107 gene encoding desmethyl-deoxy-podophyllotoxin synthase-like: MIGKLPHHRMHDLARWHGPLMLLRLGDLPVVVASSTEAAREVMRTNDVAFATRPISMIKRLTLVDGSEGLIFAPYGSAWRQPRKICTVELLSTRCVQSLRGIREQEVQRLLQEVSAATATPGVVVNLSALLSSYVNDSTVRAIIGSRFKDRETFLRLMGEGIELFSRPGLPDLYPSSRLAMLISRKPRLMKQHHHEMMGFMETIIQEHQVPPRGVGDKEEDLVDVLLRIQKEDDSLEFPLTAHTIKAVMADLFVAGSETSATMLQWAMSELLKNPRVMQKVQGEVRRVLNEQGKVTEESLRNIHYLHLVIKETLRLHPALPLLLPRECRSPCQVLGFDVPVGATVLVNAWAIGMDPMHWDKPEEFMPERFEFNTVDFKGGDFEYTPFGAGRRMCPGMTFGLANMELALASILYHFDWELPHGMAVADLDMAEVVTVTSRRKHDLLVVPVVRVPI; encoded by the exons ATGATAGGCAAGCTTCCGCACCATAGGATGCACGACCTTGCCCGATGGCATGGCCCACTTATGCTACTCCGCCTTGGTGACCTGCCCGTCGTGGTAGCTTCGTCGACGGAGGCGGCCCGCGAAGTCATGAGGACAAATGATGTGGCCTTCGCGACGCGCCCCATCAGCATGATCAAGCGGCTGACCCTAGTTGACGGCTCAGAGGGGCTCATCTTTGCGCCCTACGGCAGCGCCTGGAGGCAGCCGCGCAAGATTTGCACCGTCGAGCTGCTTAGCACCCGATGCGTGCAGTCCTTGAGAGGCATCCGCGAGCAGGAGGTCCAGCGCCTCCTCCAGGAGGTGTCGGCGGCAACGGCAACACCAGGGGTGGTGGTGAACCTTAGCGCACTACTGTCATCGTATGTCAATGACTCGACAGTGCGCGCCATTATAGGCAGCCGGTTCAAGGACCGGGAGACGTTCCTTCGGCTAATGGGGGAAGGTATCGAGCTATTCTCAAGACCCGGCTTGCCGGACCTCTATCCGTCGTCACGCTTAGCGATGCTCATCAGCCGAAAACCACGCCTGATGAAGCAGCACCACCATGAAATGATGGGTTTCATGGAAACCATCATCCAGGAGCACCAAGTGCCACCACGAGGCGTGGGTGACAAAGAGGAGGACTTGGTTGACGTGCTCTTGAGAATCCAGAAAGAAGATGACTCCTTGGAGTTCCCTCTCACCGCACACACAATCAAAGCCGTGATGGCG GATTTATTTGTCGCAGGTAGTGAGACCTCAGCAACGATGCTACAATGGGCCATGTCCGAGCTCCTGAAGAACCCGAGGGTGATGCAAAAGGTGCAGGGAGAAGTCCGGCGAGTGCTCAATGAGCAAGGCAAAGTGACGGAGGAGAGCTTAAGGAATATACACTACTTGCACCTAGTCATCAAGGAGACTCTTCGGTTGCACCCGGCGCTGCCACTGCTACTACCACGGGAGTGCCGCTCGCCATGCCAGGTACTCGGGTTCGACGTGCCAGTGGGGGCTACAGTGCTTGTGAACGCTTGGGCCATCGGTATGGATCCGATGCATTGGGACAAGCCAGAGGAGTTCATGCCAGAGAGGTTTGAATTCAACACCGTTGACTTCAAGGGTGGAGACTTTGAGTACACACCATTTGGGGCGGGACGAAGGATGTGCCCCGGGATGACGTTTGGGCTGGCAAATATGGAACTTGCGCTTGCTAGTATCTTATACCACTTTGACTGGGAGCTGCCACACGGGATGGCGGTGGCGGACCTGGATATGGCAGAGGTTGTCACGGTAACCTCGCGGCGGAAACATGACCTTCTGGTGGTTCCCGTGGTTCGCGTGCCGATATAG
- the LOC123039922 gene encoding indole-2-monooxygenase has protein sequence MAWFLLLFPFSLLFVHYWFTGKAGKKHKHEGEDCLQLPPSPPALPIIGHLHLIGCLPHVSLRGLARRHGPDVMLLRLGIVPTFVVSSPRAAEAVLRTHDHVMASRPRSLVNDIIMYGASDVAFAPYGEYWRQARKLATTHMLSAKKVRSFRGAVMDEVSIVMAKISDAAAVGGTLDMSELLRSFAYDMACRIVSGESFLKERRSKLCQDLANDTSRLLGGFNVEEYFPILTRVGVLKRAVCAKAERVRHRWADLLEELIDDHESKGKSTFDHKGGDFLDILLSAQEEYGLTRDHIKALLTDVFFGLTNTSSNTLEFTLAELMRRPCLMRKLQDEVRSIVPLGQETVSETDIDKMTYLRAVIKESLRLYPVAPFLPPHLAMGDCNVIGYMVPAGTHILVNVWAIGRDSNSWEDAEEYIPERFIEEGGAVHVNFKGNDFQFLPFGAGRRMCPGINLGITNIELMLANLMYHFDWELPAGVERKDVDMAEVFGLTVRRKKKLMLVPKSRM, from the exons ATGGCATGGTTTCTGTTGCTCTTCCCCTTCTCCCTCTTGTTTGTGCATTACTGGTTCACTGGGAAGGCAGGAAAAAAACATAAGCATGAGGGAGAAGACTGCCTCCAGCTCCCACCTTCGCCGCCGGCACTTCCCATCATCGGGCACCTGCACCTCATCGGCTGCCTCCCACACGTCTCCCTCCGTGGCCTCGCCAGGAGGCATGGCCCCGACGTGATGCTCCTCCGCCTCGGCATCGTGCCGACGTTTGTCGTGTCGTCACCGCGTGCCGCCGAGGCGGTGCTGCGCACGCACGACCATGTGATGGCGTCACGGCCACGCTCCCTAGTCAACGACATCATCATGTACGGCGCATCCGACGTCGCATTCGCGCCATATGGCGAGTACTGGCGGCAGGCTAGGAAGCTCGCCACCACCCACATGTTGAGTGCTAAAAAGGTGCGGTCTTTCCGCGGCGCCGTCATGGATGAG GTGAGCATAGTGATGGCCAAGATCAGTGATGCCGCCGCAGTAGGTGGTACTTTGGACATGAGTGAGCTGCTCAGGTCATTCGCGTATGACATGGCGTGTCGCATCGTGTCGGGGGAGTCCTTTCTGAAAGAAAGACGGAGCAAGCTGTGCCAGGACCTTGCCAACGATACCTCACGGCTGCTAGGAGGGTTCAACGTGGAGGAGTACTTTCCAATATTGACTAGGGTAGGAGTGCTTAAAAGAGCAGTTTGTGCAAAGGCTGAGAGAGTGAGGCATAGATGGGCCGATTTGCTGGAAGAGCTGATCGATGATCATGAGAGCAAGGGCAAGTCAACATTTGATCATAAGGGTGGCGATTTCTTAGATATCCTATTGTCTGCTCAGGAGGAGTACGGTCTCACAAGAGATCACATTAAAGCTCTATTAACG GATGTATTTTTCGGTTTAACAAATACGTCATCTAACACCCTCGAATTCACCTTGGCCGAGCTCATGAGGAGGCCATGCTTGATGAGGAAGCTACAAGACGAGGTGAGGAGCATCGTACCCCTGGGACAAGAAACCGTCAGTGAAACCGACATTGACAAGATGACATACCTAAGAGCAGTTATAAAGGAGTCACTCCGTTTGTATCCTGTTGCACCTTTCCTTCCTCCACACCTAGCCATGGGGGACTGCAATGTCATTGGGTACATGGTTCCTGCTGGAACGCACATCCTTGTCAATGTATGGGCCATTGGTAGGGACTCCAACTCCTGGGAGGACGCAGAAGAGTACATACCCGAAAGATTTATAGAGGAAGGCGGCGCTGTGCATGTCAACTTCAAGGGGAATGATTTCCAGTTCTTGCCGTTCGGGGCAGGACGAAGGATGTGCCCTGGTATAAACCTCGGAATCACCAATATCGAGCTTATGTTGGCTAATCTCATGTACCATTTTGATTGGGAACTGCCAGCCGGGGTTGAGAGAAAGGACGTTGATATGGCAGAGGTGTTTGGGCTAACCGTGCGTCGAAAGAAGAAACTGATGTTAGTTCCAAAATCACGTATGTAG